The Clostridia bacterium genome contains the following window.
CAATAAAACATAAAAAGATAAAACATAAGGAAAAACCAATGTTAAAGGCCATTCTATACTTTTAATTAAAAAACCATATTCACCTATAAAAATATTTCGTAAAACACCAGCTGGAATTAAACTAGTAACCCCCCAACGAAGTACAGGTTCTATAAAAGTAAAGAAAAAAGGTCTTAAAATGAGTTTACGCATACCCATACCCAAACCAACAACAATACCAAAAGTTAGCAAAAGTACAAAAAAAGCAATTAAACTACCACTACCTGGTTTCAACAGCCAATAATCCAACCGCTCCTCCCATGTAAGGTCCCGTTTTTCAAACCGCAGTACCTCCTGAGCTATCTCCTCTGCTTTTTCCCAATAAACAGGACCAAACTTCCGGGAAGATACACATTCATTAGTTAACACTTGTTCACCAAGAGCAGTCTTTAATTCAGCAATACCTTTTCCTTTAATGGCTTCTGTGGGAATCACTGGCACACCCAGTTTTTCGGATAAACCCCGCCAATCAATCACTAAACCGCGTTTTTTAGCAATATCCATTAAATTTAAAGCCACAACCACCGGCAGTCCTTTTTCTAATACTTGAAAAGCTAAATATAAGTTACGTTCCAAATTAGTGGCATCTAAAACTAAAAGAACCCCACTACCATGTTTAGCAAGGAGTTCATTAGCTATTCTTTCTGCTGGATTGCCACTATCTAAACCATAGGTACCAGGCACATCAATTAATTCTATTTCTTGTCCATCAATAACCGTTTTCCCTCGACTTAAAGCCACTGTTGTACCCGGATAATTAGCACTCATTACATTAAGACCGGTTAAAGCGGAAAAAATTACGCTTTTCCCCACATTGGGATTACCCATCAATAATATTTTCATCAGCCTCGGCCTCCATTTTTACGTAAATACGCCTTGCTTGTCCATGACCAATCGCAATTAAACGACCATTCAATTCCAAAACTACCGGCCCCCGCTCAAACAAAGAACTAACTTTTTTTACTTTTTTACCTGTTCTTAAACCTAATGCCTCCAAACGGCGGGTCATTTCCCGTCCACCGGCCAATTTATAAACTAAACCTGCTTCACCTTGTTTCATTTCCGTTAAAACCATCTTTAATCCCCACCTTTCCCCAAATCATCAAACCAGCGATTATACCCCATAATGTAGGCAATAAATAAGTTACCAAACGATAGATAAGCAGCATGGCTCCAGCTTGTTCCCACAGGGCCCCGGCTTTAACCAATAATTTAGCAAAAAAAACTTCAAAAATGCCCAACCCTCCTGGTGTAATAGGCAGCATACCCAACAGATATGCCGGGAAACACACCTGAGCCAAAGACAGAACCACTAAATAAACACCACTTTCACGGGCAATGATAACTATTTTCCCTAAATATAACAGCCAAATACCTATAGCCAAACAAAAAGGAATTATAAATTTTCGCCCTGCTAAAAGTAAACAAACAAAACCCAACAAAATATTTACTTTAACATCCAACCAACTAAAAGCAGACAATAAAATTAAAGGTAGTAAAACAATTACTTTTTGCAGTAAAAGCACCTTAACTAATTCACTAACCTTAGCCTGAGTTAAATTCCGGAATAAAAAGAAACGTGCCCCTTCACCCCCCAATTTGGCACCAGGGGTAAGATTATCCAAAAAAATACCAACTAAATTAATTAAAAGACATTGTTTAAACTCAACTTGAATACCTTCACGAGATAATAACCAATTTAACAGCCAAGTACCCAAAAGTACGGTAATTACCTGCAGAACTACTAAAAAAAGCAAACTTTCCCAAGAAACCATACTAAGGGCCTTTTTTAGTTCAACTCTATCCACAGAAGTAAAGAAAAAAATTAGAAGAACAGCACCAACAAGAAAACGAATTAACCCTAATTTTTTAAACAAAGTATGACTCCTCTAAGTTTGTTAGAGACACCTAACTTTAGCTAATTATAAAGCCCTCTCTTCGACCTGTCAAGACTTAATAAAAAAGCTGAGAGGAAAATGTCAACATTTTTTGTTGAACCTTATTTTGGCACTTCCAGGTTATGGGCACTGCTTCATACTGTGATTTAAACCGTTCCAAAGGCTGCCGCACCACCACTCGCAGTCCACCTGGACCTTGGGAAAACAAATTAGTTAAAATTTCCCCTTTGGGTTTGGCTTGTAAAGCCACAAAAGCTGCCGAAAAATCACTTGCCGGAAAATCTCGACCATTACCCTCCTTAACCTTTACCTTGGCACTTAAACCTAATTTTTCAACCCAATAAACTGCCCTTTTTACAGCCACCTGATCTATATCCAAGGCACATACCGACACTTGAGCTAATTCCGCTAAAAAAATAGCACTATAAGGCAAAGCACCTGAACCTATTTGTAAAACTTTTTCACCTGGTTTTAATTGAGCCAATTCAATTTCTTTTAAAACTACCTCCCGATAAGGCTCCATATATAAGCGGGCCCCCCAAGGTAAATAAGACAAAACCTTTTCACTGATCCTAACTAGCGGACT
Protein-coding sequences here:
- a CDS encoding ferrous iron transport protein A, which translates into the protein MVLTEMKQGEAGLVYKLAGGREMTRRLEALGLRTGKKVKKVSSLFERGPVVLELNGRLIAIGHGQARRIYVKMEAEADENIIDG
- a CDS encoding flippase-like domain-containing protein codes for the protein MFKKLGLIRFLVGAVLLIFFFTSVDRVELKKALSMVSWESLLFLVVLQVITVLLGTWLLNWLLSREGIQVEFKQCLLINLVGIFLDNLTPGAKLGGEGARFFLFRNLTQAKVSELVKVLLLQKVIVLLPLILLSAFSWLDVKVNILLGFVCLLLAGRKFIIPFCLAIGIWLLYLGKIVIIARESGVYLVVLSLAQVCFPAYLLGMLPITPGGLGIFEVFFAKLLVKAGALWEQAGAMLLIYRLVTYLLPTLWGIIAGLMIWGKVGIKDGFNGNETR
- a CDS encoding GTP-binding protein — its product is MKILLMGNPNVGKSVIFSALTGLNVMSANYPGTTVALSRGKTVIDGQEIELIDVPGTYGLDSGNPAERIANELLAKHGSGVLLVLDATNLERNLYLAFQVLEKGLPVVVALNLMDIAKKRGLVIDWRGLSEKLGVPVIPTEAIKGKGIAELKTALGEQVLTNECVSSRKFGPVYWEKAEEIAQEVLRFEKRDLTWEERLDYWLLKPGSGSLIAFFVLLLTFGIVVGLGMGMRKLILRPFFFTFIEPVLRWGVTSLIPAGVLRNIFIGEYGFLIKSIEWPLTLVFPYVLSFYVLL